The Streptomyces sp. NBC_00224 genome has a window encoding:
- a CDS encoding TetR/AcrR family transcriptional regulator has translation MHIQDSHWQSAVVASADGNGRVGAVGGGGSASASRSAPLRVDAQRNLEHVLRAAREVFGELGYGAPMEDVARRARVGVGTVYRRFPSKDVLVRRIAEEETARLTDQARTALGQEEEPWSALSRFLRTSVASGAGRLLPPQVLRVGVDVDAEESTVVGSGPVPVLEPVESLDSPGSIAPEARVPQQRQAGLPGALGVPGLRVVEPRTTSADELDDPGAAELLAVVGQLVDRAREAGELRGDVTVADVLLVIATAAPSLPDPHQQAAASSRLLDILLEGLRSRPA, from the coding sequence TTGGCAGTCCGCCGTCGTCGCGTCGGCGGACGGCAATGGTCGTGTAGGCGCGGTCGGCGGTGGTGGGAGCGCTTCCGCTTCCCGCTCCGCACCGCTGCGGGTGGACGCTCAGCGCAATCTGGAGCATGTGCTGCGAGCCGCGCGCGAAGTGTTCGGCGAGCTGGGGTACGGCGCGCCGATGGAGGACGTGGCGCGCCGCGCCCGCGTCGGCGTGGGCACGGTGTACCGGCGCTTCCCGAGCAAGGACGTGCTGGTGCGGCGGATAGCCGAGGAGGAGACCGCGCGTCTCACCGACCAGGCGCGGACCGCGCTGGGCCAGGAGGAGGAGCCGTGGTCGGCGCTCTCCCGGTTCCTGCGGACATCGGTGGCCTCGGGTGCCGGGCGGCTGCTGCCGCCGCAGGTGCTGCGGGTCGGGGTGGACGTGGACGCGGAGGAGTCGACGGTGGTCGGCTCGGGGCCCGTGCCCGTGCTGGAGCCGGTCGAGTCGCTGGACTCACCGGGCTCCATCGCACCTGAGGCGCGGGTGCCGCAGCAGCGGCAGGCCGGCCTGCCCGGTGCGCTCGGCGTGCCCGGCCTGCGGGTCGTCGAGCCGCGTACGACGTCGGCGGACGAGCTGGACGACCCTGGGGCGGCGGAGCTGCTCGCGGTCGTCGGGCAGCTGGTGGACCGGGCTCGGGAGGCGGGCGAGCTGCGGGGCGATGTGACCGTGGCCGACGTGCTGCTCGTGATAGCCACGGCTGCGCCGTCGCTGCCGGATCCGCATCAGCAGGCCGCGGCTTCTTCCCGGCTGCTGGACATTCTGCTGGAGGGCTTGCGGTCGCGGCCCGCGTGA
- a CDS encoding sigma-70 family RNA polymerase sigma factor — MNVEGRDELGGGSGTEPDGLPSRQVPSQGGPGGRTDGGGEPGGTVLPGPWGPAQESDAPPAPGVPQQRERTTADAELIQRMRAGDDTAYEELFRRHSDAVRRYARSCCRDAHTADDLTAEVFARTLQAVRGGAGPEQAVRAYLMTTVRRVAASWTKTAKREQLVEDFALFADQAARTSDGRDDDTVDLGADVRAMHEAEQSLAMQAFRSLPERWQAVLWHTTVEEESPSEIAPLFGLSANATAVLASRAREGLKQAYLQAHVSTSLTEGGDCARYADRLGAYARGGLRVRAERGLSKHLEECAKCRVAVVELKDVNAGIPALLPVAMVGWFAAGYSLKAAGIVAGGAAGAAGAGAAAAATGGSSSGGAAGGAAASEGLGAPAKAGIAAAVAVAVAAGVVFALSGNDTKPAPKPEAKPPAVVPVVPQKPPPSPAPEPPAPPAPVPPPPPKKPAPKPPKPAPPKPSPKPTPKPKPAPSPPKPTPPKPTPPPPPPPPAAVYQINRLQYGAFGDHTKPEVRLGASSWLWQRWGMEIDGRPYSHGVTVHARSSVTIDLNRQCSSYDAFAGVDDLTMGLGAVRFSVYGDHTLLWRSPVMHGGDPAVPVHADLTGHRTIRLVVDPHTPFGSVALADWAKSVLNCR, encoded by the coding sequence ATGAACGTTGAAGGGCGGGACGAGCTCGGCGGCGGCAGCGGCACCGAGCCGGACGGTCTGCCCTCGCGGCAGGTGCCGAGCCAGGGCGGCCCCGGTGGCCGTACCGACGGCGGCGGCGAGCCCGGCGGGACCGTGCTGCCCGGGCCGTGGGGCCCCGCCCAGGAGTCCGACGCCCCGCCCGCACCCGGTGTTCCGCAGCAGCGTGAGCGGACCACCGCCGACGCCGAGCTGATCCAGCGGATGCGGGCCGGTGACGACACCGCGTACGAGGAGCTGTTCCGGCGTCACTCGGACGCGGTCCGCCGGTACGCCCGCAGCTGCTGCCGGGACGCGCACACGGCCGACGACCTCACGGCCGAGGTGTTCGCCCGTACGCTCCAGGCGGTGCGCGGCGGCGCCGGGCCGGAACAGGCCGTGCGCGCCTATCTGATGACCACCGTGCGCCGCGTCGCCGCCTCCTGGACGAAGACGGCCAAGCGGGAGCAACTGGTCGAGGACTTCGCCCTCTTCGCCGACCAGGCCGCCCGTACCTCGGACGGCCGGGACGACGACACGGTCGACCTCGGCGCGGACGTACGGGCGATGCACGAGGCCGAGCAGTCGCTGGCCATGCAGGCGTTCCGGTCGCTGCCGGAGCGGTGGCAGGCGGTGCTCTGGCACACCACCGTCGAGGAGGAGTCGCCCAGCGAGATCGCGCCGCTGTTCGGGCTGAGCGCCAACGCCACGGCGGTCCTCGCCAGCCGGGCCCGGGAGGGCCTCAAGCAGGCGTATCTGCAGGCGCACGTCTCCACCTCGCTCACCGAGGGCGGCGACTGCGCCCGTTACGCGGACCGGCTCGGGGCGTACGCGCGCGGCGGGCTGCGGGTGCGGGCCGAGCGGGGCCTGAGCAAGCACTTGGAGGAGTGCGCCAAGTGCCGGGTCGCGGTCGTCGAGCTCAAGGACGTCAACGCCGGGATCCCCGCGCTGCTGCCGGTCGCGATGGTCGGCTGGTTCGCCGCCGGGTACTCGCTCAAGGCCGCCGGGATCGTGGCGGGAGGCGCCGCCGGTGCGGCGGGCGCCGGTGCCGCCGCGGCGGCCACGGGCGGGAGTTCGTCCGGAGGCGCGGCCGGCGGGGCCGCCGCCTCCGAGGGGCTCGGCGCGCCCGCCAAGGCGGGCATCGCGGCGGCGGTCGCCGTCGCGGTGGCCGCGGGCGTGGTCTTCGCGCTGAGCGGCAACGACACCAAGCCTGCGCCGAAGCCCGAGGCCAAGCCGCCGGCCGTGGTGCCGGTGGTCCCGCAGAAGCCGCCGCCCTCCCCCGCGCCGGAGCCCCCGGCGCCGCCCGCGCCCGTACCGCCGCCGCCACCGAAGAAGCCCGCGCCGAAGCCGCCGAAGCCCGCGCCGCCGAAGCCCAGCCCGAAGCCGACGCCGAAGCCGAAGCCGGCCCCTTCGCCGCCGAAGCCCACGCCCCCGAAGCCGACACCGCCCCCTCCGCCGCCGCCCCCGGCGGCGGTGTACCAGATCAACCGGCTCCAGTACGGGGCGTTCGGCGACCACACCAAGCCCGAGGTGCGGCTCGGCGCGTCCAGCTGGCTCTGGCAGCGCTGGGGCATGGAGATCGACGGCAGGCCGTACAGCCACGGCGTGACCGTGCACGCCCGCTCCTCCGTGACGATCGACCTCAACCGGCAGTGCTCCAGTTACGACGCGTTCGCCGGGGTCGACGACCTGACCATGGGGCTGGGCGCGGTGCGGTTCTCGGTGTACGGCGACCACACCCTGCTGTGGCGCTCGCCCGTGATGCACGGCGGGGACCCGGCGGTGCCGGTGCACGCCGACCTCACCGGCCATCGCACGATCCGCCTGGTGGTCGATCCGCACACACCGTTCGGTTCGGTGGCGCTGGCGGACTGGGCGAAGTCGGTCCTCAACTGCCGTTGA